A DNA window from Falco naumanni isolate bFalNau1 chromosome Z, bFalNau1.pat, whole genome shotgun sequence contains the following coding sequences:
- the CCNB1 gene encoding LOW QUALITY PROTEIN: G2/mitotic-specific cyclin-B1 (The sequence of the model RefSeq protein was modified relative to this genomic sequence to represent the inferred CDS: deleted 1 base in 1 codon; substituted 2 bases at 2 genomic stop codons), with translation MLDDRSSDDQPVPGYFTDVADDTEPYFCSSYVKDICMYLRHLGAGXXEQVSISPNYLTGQGISWNMRAILVDWLVQVQLKLKLQQETSYMAAGITDCFLQDNIVSTKILQLVGVTALFIASKYKELFPPHIGDFAYVTDNSYTKIQICQMEMTILQALDFGLGHSLPPHFLRRASKIAEVNLEQHILAKYLMELSIVDYEMVSFPQSEAAIAAYCLAQKSFSGCQWVSHACETTF, from the exons ATGTTAGATGATCGCAGCAGTGACGATCAGCCCGTACCTGGATACTTCACAG ATGTGGCAGATGACACTGAGCCATACTTCTGCAGCAGCTATGTGAAGGACATCTGCATGTATCTAAGACACCTTGGGGCTGGTTAGTAGGAGCAG GTATCCATCAGTCCCAATTACCTGACTGGTCAAGGAATCAGTTGGAACATGCGTGCCATACTAGTAGACTGGCTTGTGCAAGTACAGCTAAAATTGAAGCTCCAGCAGGAGACCTCGTACATGGCAGCTGGTATCACTGACTGCTTCCTGCAG GACAATATCGTTTCCACAAAGATATTGCAGCTGGTTGGTGTCACAGCTCTGTTCATTGCCAGCAAATACAAAGAGTTGTTCCCCCCACACATTGGAGATTTTGCATATGTAACTGAT AACAGTTACACAAAGATCCAAATCTGTCAGATGGAGATGACAATCCTGCAAGCCCTGGACTTTGGTCTGGGTCACTCTCTCCCTCCACACTTCCTAAGGAGGGCTTCAAAGATTGCAGAG GTGAACTTGGAACAACATATTCTGGCCAAGTACCTGATGGAGCTCTCCATTGTGGACTATGAAATGGTTAGTTTCCCTCAATCTGAGGCTGCCATAGCCGCTTACTGTTTAGCTCAGAAATCCTTCAGTGGATGCCAGTGGGTAAGTCATGCTTGTGAGACCACCTTCTAG